The sequence TCACCTTGAGATACGAGGTGTCGGCCTGGTCGACATCTACCGGATCTTCGGTGTCAAGTCCGTGAGGATGAGAAAGCGCATCGAGATCATCATCGAGCTGGTGTTCTGGAACGAAGCAAAAGGGGAATATGACCGGGTCGGGCTGGATTATAAACGCAAGGATGTACTCGGCGTCAAGACGCCTTATATCGTGATCCCCTTGACCCCGGGCAAGAATATTTCGGTGATCGCGGAAGTCATTGCCATGAATTATCTTCTCGAATTGCGCGGCATCTACACGGCCAAGGAATATGACAAGGAACTGAAAAAAATACTGTCGCAACCACAGCGCACCGGCAACGCCGAGGATGATTTTGAATAAAGGACGAACGATCAAAGGGATCATCATCGGTCATGGCGGGCTCGCCCAGGCGCTGCTGGAAGCGGCTGAAAAGATAATCGGTCCGCAGGACGACGTGGAGACTTTATCCAATGTCGGGTTATCCGGCGACGCGCTGTGCGGCAAGATCGTTCGGCTGTGTAAAAAAAGCCGGAAAGAACAGATCGTATTCGTGGACCTGCCGGGCGGCAGCTGCACGATCTCATGCATGAAGGTGCTCAGGAAAAAAAAGAACGTGCATATCTTATGCGGTATGAACCTTCCCATGCTGCTGGAGTTCTTCATCCTGCGCCATAAGTTCCCGGCGCGGGAACTCGTTGAAATCCTGATAAAAAAGGCGACCAATAACATTTTCCAGGTGGGCAGCGAAAATGAATAGCGATATAAGATCGGTCGGCGAGATATTCGAGTCGTCGGTCAAGCGTTGTCCCGATAAAAGGGCGCTTAAAAAAGGACCGACCGAATATAACTACGCGCAGTTGAAGACAGAAGTCATCAAGCTCCGGAACCATCTGCGCAGCCTGGGCCTTACGCACGGCGAAAGGTTTGCGGTCACCGGAGAGAACCGGCCAGAGTGGGCGATCAGCTACCTATCGATCCTCCGCGCCAATCTCGTTGTCGTGCCCATCGATCCGCTCTTGTCCGAGGGCGAACTGCTCCACATCCTGCGCG comes from bacterium and encodes:
- a CDS encoding PTS mannose transporter subunit IIAB, with product MNKGRTIKGIIIGHGGLAQALLEAAEKIIGPQDDVETLSNVGLSGDALCGKIVRLCKKSRKEQIVFVDLPGGSCTISCMKVLRKKKNVHILCGMNLPMLLEFFILRHKFPARELVEILIKKATNNIFQVGSENE